In Oncorhynchus keta strain PuntledgeMale-10-30-2019 chromosome 19, Oket_V2, whole genome shotgun sequence, a single genomic region encodes these proteins:
- the LOC127909094 gene encoding uncharacterized protein LOC127909094 isoform X27 translates to MWTQGVKCSTGMLAHVDSRCQVFHRDAGPCGLKVSSVPQGCWPMWTQGVKCSTGMLAHVDSRCQVFHRDAGPCGLKVSSVPQGCWPMWTQQGVKCSTGMLAHVDSRCQVFHRDAGPCGLNKVSSVPQGCWPMWTQQGVKCSTGMLAHVDSRCQVFHRDAGLCGLNKVSSVPQGCWPMWTQGVKCSTGMLAHVDSRCQVFHRDAGPCGLKVSSVPQGCWPMWTQGVKCSTGMLAHVDSRCQVFHRDAGPCGLKVSSVPQGCWPMWTQGVKCSTGMLAYVDSTRCQVFHRDAGLCGLNKVSSVPQGCWPMWTQQGVKCSTGMLAHVDSTRCQVFHRDAGPCGLNKVSSVPQGCWPMWTQQGVKCSTGMLAHVDSTRCQVFHRDAGPCGLKVSSVPQGCWPMWTQGVKCSTGMLAHVDSRCQVFHRDAGPCGLKVSSVPQGCWPMWTQGVKCSTGMLAHVDSTRCQVFHRDAGLCGLQCFPQLSSRLDVFWLGDYSRGSVEHEEPSSGAVLDTQPGAPGTYSRTPFKGHLNINPLNGTHIISRFKQTLTSPLQPVI, encoded by the exons atgtggactcaag gtgtcaagtgttccacagggatgctggcccatgtggactcaaggtgtcaagtgttccacagggatgctggcccatgtggactcaaggtgtcaagtgttccacagggatgctggcccatgtggactcaaggtgtcaagtgttccacagggatgctggcccatgtggactcaaggtgtcaagtgttccacagggatgctggcccatgtggactcaaggtgtcaagtgttccacagggatgctggcctatgtggactcaacaaggtgtcaagtgttccacagggatgctggcccatgtggactcaaggtgtcaagtgttccacagggatgctggcccatgtggactcaacaaggtgtcaagtgttccacagggatgctggcctatgtggactcaacaaggtgtcaagtgttccacagggatgctggcccatgtggactcaaggtgtcaagtgttccacagggatgctggcctatgtggactcaacaaggtgtcaagtgttccacagggatgctggcccatgtggactcaaggtgtcaagtgttccacagggatgctggcccatgtggactcaag gtgtcaagtgttccacagggatgctggcccatgtggactcaaggtgtcaagtgttccacagggatgctggcccatgtggactcaag gtgtcaagtgttccacagggatgctggcccatgtggactcaaggtgtcaagtgttccacagggatgctggcccatgtggactcaag gtgtcaagtgttccacagggatgctggcccatgtggactcaaggtgtcaagtgttccacagggatgctggcctatgtggactcaacaaggtgtcaagtgttccacagggatgctggcctatgtggactcaacaaggtgtcaagtgttccacagggatgctggcccatgtggactcaacaaggtgtcaagtgttccacagggatgctggcccatgtggactcaacaaggtgtcaagtgttccacagggatgctggcccatgtggactcaacaaggtgtcaagtgttccacagggatgctggcccatgtggactcaacaaggtgtcaagtgttccacagggatgctggcccatgtggactcaacaaggtgtcaagtgttccacagggatgctggcccatgtggactcaaggtgtcaagtgttccacagggatgctggcccatgtggactcaaggtgtcaagtgttccacagggatgctggcccatgtggactcaag gtgtcaagtgttccacagggatgctggcccatgtggactcaaggtgtcaagtgttccacagggatgctggcccatgtggactcaaggtgtcaagtgttccacagggatgctggcccatgtggactcaacaaggtgtcaagtgttccacagggatgctggcctatgtggactccaatgcttcccacagttatcAAGtcggctggatgtcttttggctGGGGGATTATTCTCGGGGAAGTGTTGAACATGAAGAACCCAGCAGTGGTGCAGTTCTGGACACTCAacccggtgcgcctggcacctacagcCGTACCCCTTTCAAAGGACACTTAAATAttaaccctctgaatggcacacacataaTCTCAAGGTTTAAACAAACTTTGACCTCTCCGCTTCAACCTGtcatttga
- the LOC127909094 gene encoding uncharacterized protein LOC127909094 isoform X49, with amino-acid sequence MWTQGVKCSTGMLAHVDSRCQVFHRDAGPCGLKVSSVPQGCWPMWTQGVKCSTGMLAHVDSRCQVFHRDAGPCGLKVSSVPQGCWPMWTQGVKCSTGMLAHVDSRCQVFHRDAGPCGLKVSSVPQGCWPMWTQGVKCSTGMLAYVDSTRCQVFHRDAGLCGLNKVSSVPQGCWPMWTQQGVKCSTGMLAHVDSTRCQVFHRDAGPCGLNKVSSVPQGCWPMWTQQGVKCSTGMLAHVDSTRCQVFHRDAGPCGLKVSSVPQGCWPMWTQGVKCSTGMLAHVDSRCQVFHRDAGPCGLNKVSSVPQGCWPMWTQQGVKCSTGMLAHVDSRCQVFHRDAGPCGLNKVSSVPQGCWPMWTQQGVKCSTGMLAHVDSRCQVFHRDAGPCGLKVSSVPQGCWPMWTQQGVKCSTGMLAYVDSNASHSYQVGWMSFGWGIILGEVLNMKNPAVVQFWTLNPVRLAPTAVPLSKDT; translated from the exons atgtggactcaag gtgtcaagtgttccacagggatgctggcccatgtggactcaaggtgtcaagtgttccacagggatgctggcccatgtggactcaaggtgtcaagtgttccacagggatgctggcccatgtggactcaaggtgtcaagtgttccacagggatgctggcccatgtggactcaag gtgtcaagtgttccacagggatgctggcccatgtggactcaaggtgtcaagtgttccacagggatgctggcccatgtggactcaag gtgtcaagtgttccacagggatgctggcccatgtggactcaaggtgtcaagtgttccacagggatgctggcccatgtggactcaag gtgtcaagtgttccacagggatgctggcccatgtggactcaaggtgtcaagtgttccacagggatgctggcctatgtggactcaacaaggtgtcaagtgttccacagggatgctggcctatgtggactcaacaaggtgtcaagtgttccacagggatgctggcccatgtggactcaacaaggtgtcaagtgttccacagggatgctggcccatgtggactcaacaaggtgtcaagtgttccacagggatgctggcccatgtggactcaacaaggtgtcaagtgttccacagggatgctggcccatgtggactcaacaaggtgtcaagtgttccacagggatgctggcccatgtggactcaacaaggtgtcaagtgttccacagggatgctggcccatgtggactcaaggtgtcaagtgttccacagggatgctggcccatgtggactcaaggtgtcaagtgttccacagggatgctggcccatgtggactcaaggtgtcaagtgttccacagggatgctggcccatgtggactcaacaaggtgtcaagtgttccacagggatgctggcctatgtggactcaacaaggtgtcaagtgttccacagggatgctggcccatgtggactcaaggtgtcaagtgttccacagggatgctggcccatgtggactcaacaaggtgtcaagtgttccacagggatgctggcccatgtggactcaacaaggtgtcaagtgttccacagggatgctggcccatgtggactcaaggtgtcaagtgttccacagggatgctggcccatgtggactcaaggtgtcaagtgttccacagggatgctggcccatgtggactcaacaaggtgtcaagtgttccacagggatgctggcctatgtggactccaatgcttcccacagttatcAAGtcggctggatgtcttttggctGGGGGATTATTCTCGGGGAAGTGTTGAACATGAAGAACCCAGCAGTGGTGCAGTTCTGGACACTCAacccggtgcgcctggcacctacagcCGTACCCCTTTCAAAGGACACTTAA
- the LOC127909094 gene encoding uncharacterized protein LOC127909094 isoform X17, whose translation MWTQGVKCSTGMLAYVDSTRCQVFHRDAGPCGLKVSSVPQGCWPMWTQGVKCSTGMLAHVDSRCQVFHRDAGPCGLKVSSVPQGCWPMWTQQGVKCSTGMLAHVDSRCQVFHRDAGLCGLNKVSSVPQGCWPMWTQGVKCSTGMLAHVDSRCQVFHRDAGPCGLKVSSVPQGCWPMWTQGVKCSTGMLAHVDSRCQVFHRDAGPCGLKVSSVPQGCWPMWTQGVKCSTGMLAYVDSTRCQVFHRDAGLCGLNKVSSVPQGCWPMWTQQGVKCSTGMLAHVDSTRCQVFHRDAGPCGLNKVSSVPQGCWPMWTQQGVKCSTGMLAHVDSTRCQVFHRDAGPCGLKVSSVPQGCWPMWTQGVKCSTGMLAHVDSRCQVFHRDAGPCGLNKVSSVPQGCWPMWTQQGVKCSTGMLAHVDSRCQVFHRDAGPCGLNKVSSVPQGCWPMWTQQGVKCSTGMLAHVDSRCQVFHRDAGPCGLKVSSVPQGCWPMWTQQGVKCSTGMLAYVDSNASHSYQVGWMSFGWGIILGEVLNMKNPAVVQFWTLNPVRLAPTAVPLSKDT comes from the exons atgtggactcaaggtgtcaagtgttccacagggatgctggcctatgtggactcaacaaggtgtcaagtgttccacagggatgctggcccatgtggactcaaggtgtcaagtgttccacagggatgctggcccatgtggactcaaggtgtcaagtgttccacagggatgctggcccatgtggactcaaggtgtcaagtgttccacagggatgctggcccatgtggactcaag gtgtcaagtgttccacagggatgctggcctatgtggactcaacaaggtgtcaagtgttccacagggatgctggcccatgtggactcaaggtgtcaagtgttccacagggatgctggcctatgtggactcaacaaggtgtcaagtgttccacagggatgctggcccatgtggactcaaggtgtcaagtgttccacagggatgctggcccatgtggactcaag gtgtcaagtgttccacagggatgctggcccatgtggactcaaggtgtcaagtgttccacagggatgctggcccatgtggactcaag gtgtcaagtgttccacagggatgctggcccatgtggactcaaggtgtcaagtgttccacagggatgctggcccatgtggactcaag gtgtcaagtgttccacagggatgctggcccatgtggactcaaggtgtcaagtgttccacagggatgctggcctatgtggactcaacaaggtgtcaagtgttccacagggatgctggcctatgtggactcaacaaggtgtcaagtgttccacagggatgctggcccatgtggactcaacaaggtgtcaagtgttccacagggatgctggcccatgtggactcaacaaggtgtcaagtgttccacagggatgctggcccatgtggactcaacaaggtgtcaagtgttccacagggatgctggcccatgtggactcaacaaggtgtcaagtgttccacagggatgctggcccatgtggactcaacaaggtgtcaagtgttccacagggatgctggcccatgtggactcaaggtgtcaagtgttccacagggatgctggcccatgtggactcaaggtgtcaagtgttccacagggatgctggcccatgtggactcaaggtgtcaagtgttccacagggatgctggcccatgtggactcaacaaggtgtcaagtgttccacagggatgctggcctatgtggactcaacaaggtgtcaagtgttccacagggatgctggcccatgtggactcaaggtgtcaagtgttccacagggatgctggcccatgtggactcaacaaggtgtcaagtgttccacagggatgctggcccatgtggactcaacaaggtgtcaagtgttccacagggatgctggcccatgtggactcaaggtgtcaagtgttccacagggatgctggcccatgtggactcaaggtgtcaagtgttccacagggatgctggcccatgtggactcaacaaggtgtcaagtgttccacagggatgctggcctatgtggactccaatgcttcccacagttatcAAGtcggctggatgtcttttggctGGGGGATTATTCTCGGGGAAGTGTTGAACATGAAGAACCCAGCAGTGGTGCAGTTCTGGACACTCAacccggtgcgcctggcacctacagcCGTACCCCTTTCAAAGGACACTTAA
- the LOC127909094 gene encoding uncharacterized protein LOC127909094 isoform X50, with amino-acid sequence MWTQGVKCSTGMLAHVDSRCQVFHRDAGPCGLKVSSVPQGCWPMWTQGVKCSTGMLAHVDSRCQVFHRDAGPCGLKVSSVPQGCWPMWTQQGVKCSTGMLAHVDSRCQVFHRDAGPCGLNKVSSVPQGCWPMWTQQGVKCSTGMLAHVDSRCQVFHRDAGLCGLNKVSSVPQGCWPMWTQGVKCSTGMLAHVDSRCQVFHRDAGPCGLKVSSVPQGCWPMWTQGVKCSTGMLAHVDSRCQVFHRDAGPCGLKVSSVPQGCWPMWTQQGVKCSTGMLAHVDSRCQVFHRDAGPCGLNKVSSVPQGCWPMWTQQGVKCSTGMLAHVDSRCQVFHRDAGPCGLNKVSSVPQGCWPMWTQQGVKCSTGMLAHVDSRCQVFHRDAGPCGLKVSSVPQGCWPMWTQQGVKCSTGMLAYVDSNASHSYQVGWMSFGWGIILGEVLNMKNPAVVQFWTLNPVRLAPTAVPLSKDT; translated from the exons atgtggactcaag gtgtcaagtgttccacagggatgctggcccatgtggactcaaggtgtcaagtgttccacagggatgctggcccatgtggactcaaggtgtcaagtgttccacagggatgctggcccatgtggactcaaggtgtcaagtgttccacagggatgctggcccatgtggactcaaggtgtcaagtgttccacagggatgctggcccatgtggactcaaggtgtcaagtgttccacagggatgctggcctatgtggactcaacaaggtgtcaagtgttccacagggatgctggcccatgtggactcaaggtgtcaagtgttccacagggatgctggcccatgtggactcaacaaggtgtcaagtgttccacagggatgctggcctatgtggactcaacaaggtgtcaagtgttccacagggatgctggcccatgtggactcaaggtgtcaagtgttccacagggatgctggcctatgtggactcaacaaggtgtcaagtgttccacagggatgctggcccatgtggactcaaggtgtcaagtgttccacagggatgctggcccatgtggactcaag gtgtcaagtgttccacagggatgctggcccatgtggactcaaggtgtcaagtgttccacagggatgctggcccatgtggactcaag gtgtcaagtgttccacagggatgctggcccatgtggactcaaggtgtcaagtgttccacagggatgctggcccatgtggactcaaggtgtcaagtgttccacagggatgctggcccatgtggactcaacaag gtgtcaagtgttccacagggatgctggcccatgtggactcaaggtgtcaagtgttccacagggatgctggcccatgtggactcaacaaggtgtcaagtgttccacagggatgctggcctatgtggactcaacaaggtgtcaagtgttccacagggatgctggcccatgtggactcaaggtgtcaagtgttccacagggatgctggcccatgtggactcaacaaggtgtcaagtgttccacagggatgctggcccatgtggactcaacaaggtgtcaagtgttccacagggatgctggcccatgtggactcaaggtgtcaagtgttccacagggatgctggcccatgtggactcaaggtgtcaagtgttccacagggatgctggcccatgtggactcaacaaggtgtcaagtgttccacagggatgctggcctatgtggactccaatgcttcccacagttatcAAGtcggctggatgtcttttggctGGGGGATTATTCTCGGGGAAGTGTTGAACATGAAGAACCCAGCAGTGGTGCAGTTCTGGACACTCAacccggtgcgcctggcacctacagcCGTACCCCTTTCAAAGGACACTTAA
- the LOC127909094 gene encoding uncharacterized protein LOC127909094 isoform X24 gives MWTQGVKCSTGMLAHVDSRCQVFHRDAGPCGLKVSSVPQGCWPMWTQGVKCSTGMLAYVDSTRCQVFHRDAGPCGLKVSSVPQGCWPMWTQQGVKCSTGMLAHVDSRCQVFHRDAGPCGLKVSSVPQGCWPMWTQGVKCSTGMLAHVDSRCQVFHRDAGPCGLKVSSVPQGCWPMWTQGVKCSTGMLAHVDSRCQVFHRDAGLCGLNKVSSVPQGCWPMWTQQGVKCSTGMLAHVDSTRCQVFHRDAGPCGLNKVSSVPQGCWPMWTQQGVKCSTGMLAHVDSTRCQVFHRDAGPCGLNKVSSVPQGCWPMWTQGVKCSTGMLAHVDSRCQVFHRDAGPCGLKVSSVPQGCWPMWTQQGVKCSTGMLAYVDSTRCQVFHRDAGPCGLKVSSVPQGCWPMWTQQGVKCSTGMLAHVDSTRCQVFHRDAGPCGLKVSSVPQGCWPMWTQGVKCSTGMLAHVDSTRCQVFHRDAGLCGLQCFPQLSSRLDVFWLGDYSRGSVEHEEPSSGAVLDTQPGAPGTYSRTPFKGHLNINPLNGTHIISRFKQTLTSPLQPVI, from the exons atgtggactcaag gtgtcaagtgttccacagggatgctggcccatgtggactcaaggtgtcaagtgttccacagggatgctggcccatgtggactcaaggtgtcaagtgttccacagggatgctggcccatgtggactcaag gtgtcaagtgttccacagggatgctggcctatgtggactcaacaaggtgtcaagtgttccacagggatgctggcccatgtggactcaaggtgtcaagtgttccacagggatgctggcctatgtggactcaacaaggtgtcaagtgttccacagggatgctggcccatgtggactcaaggtgtcaagtgttccacagggatgctggcccatgtggactcaag gtgtcaagtgttccacagggatgctggcccatgtggactcaaggtgtcaagtgttccacagggatgctggcccatgtggactcaag gtgtcaagtgttccacagggatgctggcccatgtggactcaaggtgtcaagtgttccacagggatgctggcccatgtggactcaag gtgtcaagtgttccacagggatgctggcccatgtggactcaaggtgtcaagtgttccacagggatgctggcctatgtggactcaacaaggtgtcaagtgttccacagggatgctggcctatgtggactcaacaaggtgtcaagtgttccacagggatgctggcccatgtggactcaacaaggtgtcaagtgttccacagggatgctggcccatgtggactcaacaaggtgtcaagtgttccacagggatgctggcccatgtggactcaacaaggtgtcaagtgttccacagggatgctggcccatgtggactcaacaaggtgtcaagtgttccacagggatgctggcccatgtggactcaacaaggtgtcaagtgttccacagggatgctggcccatgtggactcaaggtgtcaagtgttccacagggatgctggcccatgtggactcaaggtgtcaagtgttccacagggatgctggcccatgtggactcaaggtgtcaagtgttccacagggatgctggcccatgtggactcaacaaggtgtcaagtgttccacagggatgctggcctatgtggactcaacaaggtgtcaagtgttccacagggatgctggcccatgtggactcaaggtgtcaagtgttccacagggatgctggcccatgtggactcaacaaggtgtcaagtgttccacagggatgctggcccatgtggactcaacaaggtgtcaagtgttccacagggatgctggcccatgtggactcaaggtgtcaagtgttccacagggatgctggcccatgtggactcaaggtgtcaagtgttccacagggatgctggcccatgtggactcaacaaggtgtcaagtgttccacagggatgctggcctatgtggactccaatgcttcccacagttatcAAGtcggctggatgtcttttggctGGGGGATTATTCTCGGGGAAGTGTTGAACATGAAGAACCCAGCAGTGGTGCAGTTCTGGACACTCAacccggtgcgcctggcacctacagcCGTACCCCTTTCAAAGGACACTTAAATAttaaccctctgaatggcacacacataaTCTCAAGGTTTAAACAAACTTTGACCTCTCCGCTTCAACCTGtcatttga
- the LOC127909094 gene encoding uncharacterized protein LOC127909094 isoform X36: protein MWTQGVKCSTGMLAYVDSTRCQVFHRDAGPCGLKVSSVPQGCWPMWTQGVKCSTGMLAHVDSRCQVFHRDAGPCGLKVSSVPQGCWPMWTQGVKCSTGMLAYVDSTRCQVFHRDAGPCGLKVSSVPQGCWPMWTQQGVKCSTGMLAYVDSTRCQVFHRDAGPCGLKVSSVPQGCWPMWTQQGVKCSTGMLAHVDSRCQVFHRDAGPCGLKVSSVPQGCWPMWTQGVKCSTGMLAHVDSRCQVFHRDAGPCGLKVSSVPQGCWPMWTQGVKCSTGMLAHVDSTRCQVFHRDAGPCGLKVSSVPQGCWPMWTQQGVKCSTGMLAYVDSTRCQVFHRDAGPCGLKVSSVPQGCWPMWTQQGVKCSTGMLAHVDSTRCQVFHRDAGPCGLKVSSVPQGCWPMWTQGVKCSTGMLAHVDSTRCQVFHRDAGLCGLQCFPQLSSRLDVFWLGDYSRGSVEHEEPSSGAVLDTQPGAPGTYSRTPFKGHLNINPLNGTHIISRFKQTLTSPLQPVI, encoded by the exons atgtggactcaaggtgtcaagtgttccacagggatgctggcctatgtggactcaacaaggtgtcaagtgttccacagggatgctggcccatgtggactcaaggtgtcaagtgttccacagggatgctggcccatgtggactcaaggtgtcaagtgttccacagggatgctggcccatgtggactcaaggtgtcaagtgttccacagggatgctggcccatgtggactcaaggtgtcaagtgttccacagggatgctggcccatgtggactcaaggtgtcaagtgttccacagggatgctggcctatgtggactcaacaaggtgtcaagtgttccacagggatgctggcccatgtggactcaaggtgtcaagtgttccacagggatgctggcccatgtggactcaacaaggtgtcaagtgttccacagggatgctggcctatgtggactcaacaaggtgtcaagtgttccacagggatgctggcccatgtggactcaaggtgtcaagtgttccacagggatgctggcctatgtggactcaacaaggtgtcaagtgttccacagggatgctggcccatgtggactcaaggtgtcaagtgttccacagggatgctggcccatgtggactcaag gtgtcaagtgttccacagggatgctggcccatgtggactcaaggtgtcaagtgttccacagggatgctggcccatgtggactcaag gtgtcaagtgttccacagggatgctggcccatgtggactcaaggtgtcaagtgttccacagggatgctggcccatgtggactcaaggtgtcaagtgttccacagggatgctggcccatgtggactcaacaag gtgtcaagtgttccacagggatgctggcccatgtggactcaaggtgtcaagtgttccacagggatgctggcccatgtggactcaacaaggtgtcaagtgttccacagggatgctggcctatgtggactcaacaaggtgtcaagtgttccacagggatgctggcccatgtggactcaaggtgtcaagtgttccacagggatgctggcccatgtggactcaacaaggtgtcaagtgttccacagggatgctggcccatgtggactcaacaaggtgtcaagtgttccacagggatgctggcccatgtggactcaaggtgtcaagtgttccacagggatgctggcccatgtggactcaaggtgtcaagtgttccacagggatgctggcccatgtggactcaacaaggtgtcaagtgttccacagggatgctggcctatgtggactccaatgcttcccacagttatcAAGtcggctggatgtcttttggctGGGGGATTATTCTCGGGGAAGTGTTGAACATGAAGAACCCAGCAGTGGTGCAGTTCTGGACACTCAacccggtgcgcctggcacctacagcCGTACCCCTTTCAAAGGACACTTAAATAttaaccctctgaatggcacacacataaTCTCAAGGTTTAAACAAACTTTGACCTCTCCGCTTCAACCTGtcatttga